In the Malaclemys terrapin pileata isolate rMalTer1 chromosome 3, rMalTer1.hap1, whole genome shotgun sequence genome, TCAACCCCAATCCTGGTCAACATTTTGGGAAGTCAAATATACATTTGTACACGTGAACGTAAATATCTCCTCTCTGAGTCTAAGAAGAAAACTGCATTACCAGTAATATTTTCAGTGTCAAAATTAAGACTAAAGCTGCTTTTATCAGTCCCCAGCATGAGCTGCAGATAGATTTCTTCAAAACTCTTCCATGCAAAACATCATAAAACATAAAAAACATTATATATAATATGCAAACATATTTGCTTTTTACAAAGAAAAACTAGCACTGTGATTTTGTTGTtggtgttgttgttgttaatgaaATAATCTTGATTGGTCATTTGTTCTGGGTTTTCATCTGAAAGACTTGGAAGAACCAGAACTAAGAAACAATGAAAACCTTAGTGGCATCATGTATGGTAATTCTGGCTGCTGAACACTTGAAGGGATACTTACAGAGATATACTTCAGcccttttttgtttggtttagaAAACGAAAGGAAGGGTCTCTGTTAGCATTGTGAGGACTTTTACAAAACTGGCAGAATCACACAGCAAAAAAACTAGTGGAAGTAACAAGTACAGAAAAACTGCTGAAACACCAGGAAGTTAACACTGCTTGTGGGCTCTGTCAAAATGTGAAAAAATACAACACTTAACAGAGTGAGAGCTTCcagttttgtattgttttttcattttattctaaTCTAAAGGTCccgctctttttaaaaattgtaataagCATCAGTGACTGTCACTAGTAGATTGACTTACTGTATTTGATATACTATTTTGTTCTGTTAATTTAAGCCATCTTTTAACAAATAATTCAGACATATTTTTGGATAACTACTACAGGCAAAACAGAAGTGATTGTCTCTCTCCAACAATGCTTTTGATCATATAAGAATCTGGTTCTGATTGTTATCTTGGGTGGTAACATTTTTATTAGACAGCATCTGCTATAAGTTCACTATGATCTAATGCACGGAGGCCCAGTTGAACTTTCCAGAGATGACTGGGAAGCCCTGCGGGTCAGGGGAGTCAAGGTTGGATCCACTAGTGATGAGGGTGGAAATAATTTATACCATCCTATTACTACACTGGACAGATCAAGTTCCTCCAGAAGGATCTGTGCAACACCCATGAAGCATTTGTGATCCATTCGGCCATAGTCTCCCCAAACTATCACCTGTAAGGACATAAAATACAGATTTAACACTGTCCAAAGAATATACACTTATATGTTCATTCATGTGGCAACTCCCTACCTGCAGGAGTAGGGTGAGTATTTTTTcaaaggagaagagaaggggccTGATGGGAAATCTCAGGTAGGGTTAGGGCCATAGACAGCAATAGAGAAAAAATTCTAATAAAGCCACATCGGTACATTTTGGGAGTCTGATGATATTACAAATCACTCAGATATATTAACTGATATTTCTGAAATTAAGTGCTTATGTGGGCTGTGACTGGGACAACTCAGAATCTTACAGTTAAGCAAATACTCAAGTGCTTTACCAAATCAGGGCCTAAACCAAGATTAAGTAATTACTGACCTGAAGGACTTTACCGTGTGGACTTTCATCAAAAACCAGTGTCTGTTGGTACAGAGGATCAAGTGTTTTCCGTGCAATTCTTGTCTTTTTCTTGGCTACACAGGCTCCATTTTCCAACAGGTATACTTTGACATAGGGAGCTGCAAAAATCGAACACCACCAATTTTATGTTTGGACTTAAGCATTTCACAGTACTGCACCCTTGGGGTGGAGGACAAGAACAATGAATGGAAACTGACTAGAAAGAAAAGTGAACATAATTACTTTCATTGGCCAAACTGAGTTGAATTTTCAACAATAAGCAAA is a window encoding:
- the RIMS1 gene encoding regulating synaptic membrane exocytosis protein 1 isoform X42, encoding MAAEMRNRMVRQPSRESTDGSINSYSSEGNLIFPGVRLGADSQFSDFLDGLGPAQLVGRQTLATPAMGDIQIGMVDKKGQLEVEVIRARGLTQKPGSKSTPAPYVKVYLLENGACVAKKKTRIARKTLDPLYQQTLVFDESPHGKVLQVIVWGDYGRMDHKCFMGVAQILLEELDLSSVVIGWYKLFPPSSLVDPTLTPLTRRASQSSLESSTGPPCIRS